Within the Aspergillus luchuensis IFO 4308 DNA, chromosome 5, nearly complete sequence genome, the region AAAGGCCCCGTTCTGTCCAGGCCATTTGTGAAATACAAGAAAGGCCACACTTCTAGaaactttataaaaattccgATTGTATGGCTGCAATAGATaggacttcttctttctctatggGCTCGCGCAGCTCCACTGGCTTGCTCCCGTGAGCAGGTAATATCACGTCTGCCAAGCACATTCTCAACGAAGGTCTAGCTTTATTGACAAGACATGATGAACATGCAAAGACAAATAGCCACGTATAAAATGTGGGATTTGAAATTCGTGAATCCACTATGATAATGGGGCATGAATGCCCGAAAGGTGCATCTGATGGTCCCAGTCTTCACTAGCTCGAGCTTCCCTTCTTTATGAGTCGGATGGGCCCTGCTGCGGCTTGAATATCCCCAAGACGGTGCATCAGTCTCCCACCGGACTGATGTCAGGCTCGAATCCATGCTGCATGATTATATCATCGGCTACCTCGACCGCCACGGCTGCGAGAACGTCGAAGACCTTGAGGGATATGCAGAGAACCTGTTCTCGTCTTCTTGGCGCTTGTACTGCCGCTGTTCTAGGTGTCTCGTAGTGACTATgggtatttttcttttctttgttctcttcatttGTCTTGTCATCAGGGCCATGGTTCTCCTCCGAACTAGTGCAATGTCATGGTCGACCGATGTGATCTCCGGTAGCTCATGCCTTGCACAATATTTGGTTACTCTCCCCTTGCGCGGTATGGAGAGAGACAGAACCGGAGAGATCTCGGGTTCATGGCTATAAATTCTGGACGCTACATCATTAGCTATTTCCCTCGTCCAGCTTGCCGACGACGAGATAATTCCGTCGAGAGTTTCACGACTGGCTGCTCATCTATATGAGGTATGGGCGTGCCGCTCTCGATCCAGCACAATCATATGTACTCTAAGAGAAAGCAGGGTAGTTTGAGGGACGGGGAGTATGCGTGCAGGCTCACCCAAAAATGACTTGGAGTCTTCCTTCAACTCAGACCTTTAGACGACCCTCGTGTTTCTGATTCCAGAAGCTTAACATTACCTGGCTAAATTGCGACTTGCCTTTCCGAGGCCCAGACGTGTGACACGCTCATGCTCTGTTAGCTTGTCGACGGTCAACAACGGAACTTGAGTTTCTAAGGCCCTTGTCAAGCGCAATCAATTCACTATGGGATTAGCCCACGCGTTTTATATACAAAAGGTTTACCCATCCCGGCATCAGCCGGTCCTTCTGCCAACATAGAGGCAACTCGCCGTGTCGAAAGTGCCCTTAGCCAGCTTTTAGCGAGAGCAGAAGTGCACTGCGTGACAGTCTGCACTTTAGTTGTAGATCGATATACTTGTGCGCATCTCAGATAATCAATTACTACGGCAGAGCAACCAAAACTGGAAAAGCTGCGCGAAGTTACCCGACTCGGGTACCATATTATGATCATTGCCAAAtgcacccccttcatcctcctgagTAGGCCACATGTCCGGTACCGCTGTCGTTGCCGGTAGGGCAGTCGTCAGGGCAGCGGGATCCACACGTTCTGCTACACCAGCCGGGCTCCGAAGCCGCTGGTGCCAACCTGCAAcggtatgctgcatttcatccaccagttGTCGAGTCGCCTGCTGCTCAGAGAACTCTTGTTCGCACCGATGCTGGTTATTCAACAATTCCTGCATTGCACTTCCAGCGCCTTCAAGGCGCTCtaacagggtcttcttgtccCCCCTTAATGCTTCATTTTCCCGCTCCAGTGTTTCGACCGTAGCCAAACAGGCCTGGTGGTCCTCCAGTAATGTGGCAGAATGGGCGTCCCGAAAACCAGAACCGGATACTTGTGCCCGCTGGTTGGTGAGTGAAGTCAGCAGAATAACCAGGCCCTGCCAACCGTGCCTGGGGACTTACCATGGGCGGACGTCTAAGGGAGCGCGCAGGCTGCTTGAGAGGCCGCGCGACGAGCTCCTCTCTCTGGATGGATCCTGCGTCAGAAACACCACTGTGACTCTCGGTCTCCCGGGCGGTTGCGCGACCGCCCACCCGTGGCCTAGTTGTGACTATTGGCATTTATGAATAGTCCCAAGATAACATCAGAGAAGTGCGGAATGGAACAAGGGTGCCGTAGAGTGCCGTGCTGAAGGGAGATTTGGTCAGAGTCACAGCCCGCAAGAGACCTGGCTGGACAGGAGTAAAACacgccattggtgatggcagAGTGTCCCTAGCAATCCTCTCAGTCAAAGAAAGTTAGTGACAACTGTCCATTGGCTCTTTCTGCCTACTTGGTCCTGTGTCCCTCTAATTGAACGAGTGACGCATTGATGGTTAAGATCTGCAACACTGTGCTTTGCAGCGGACCCAAGTACCATGGGAGATTTTCTGGATCAGGGCGGTCAAATGTCTAGAATGATCTTTTTCGGCCTGATCGAAATATCACAGCACATTTAGTCTGGTCTCCGAAACTGACCCACCTAGCCCATGGCTCGAGGGGCTCTGCACTCGTTAATACCATCGCACAGAGTGGTATTGGCCCGTGAAATTGGACAACCCTGGGCCGTAGGGCAAGTCGAGCGGTGAGCTACTTGGGTAAAGTAATAGGAATGGTTGCATGGATGGGGCGATGTTTATATACCAGGAAACATCGCTAGGGCAAGAGATCCTCCATAACAGGTGGATCacaacttcccctcctcattctTGTAGTCTGCAATACTCCATGCACATACCCCCTTGTCTAGTTCGCTCTTAGTTATCTACTCCTTACAGAGagattcccctcctccttggcgatcATCCTTGACTTCATCCCCACTAATTTCTGACGGCAGCCACCCACATTCTTAGGCTCGACCAAACACTAGTCAGCCCATCCTTTCACGACCTAAATCAAGATGCAGTAGTCAACGGGCTAGACAAGGGCCTGTCATCCAATCGTAGAAAGCTCACGCAGCCACTTCAACCGTCAGAGATGATCCCCCCCGCGACATCGGCTAACGTTGCTGTTGACCAGGATGCTCGCTTGGTTTTCCAGGATAGGGCAACAAAGAGATAGCATTGCTGCCTTGTTTCCACtgtttgaggttgatggagtACATACTTTATACCACCGGAGTACCAATCACTACCTTTATCTATAATTCAGCGTCGTCTCGAATGAGTATAGTAAGTtaacccctcctcctccccgggaacttcccccctctccgtAGGCACTCATAATTCCAagctttcccttctctgtctttcttctctcttacACACTCACACCCTCAATTCTATTCAACCCTCTTTCTCTGAGTTATTATCCTTCCTCCCACATCTACAATGGTCATCAGAGGCACTCAATTAGATGGCGTCGCTCTGGTCGTCGGCGTAAGaaccttccctctcccccaccacctcaaacAGAtggtttcctcctcccaaactAACCTCCCATAAATCCAGTCTGGTCGCGGCATCGGCCAACAAACCGCTTTCTCCCTAGCCGAAGCAGGCGCCCgcgtcatcgtcttcgccgaCATGAACACCGAAACAGCCACTGCCTCCGCCGAAGAGAGCAAGCAATACGCCACAAACCCCGAATACCAATCCACCCACTTCACCGTTAACGTGACCGATCAAGATGGCGTGCAAGCCATGGTTGACTTTGTCGTCGAGAAGTTCGGACGGCTGGACTATGCCGTCAACGCTGCAGGAGTGagtcccatccaccatcattatCCGTTAAGAATATTCCACAACAACCTAGCGCATGGTTCTCTTCCCACCAAGCTAACTCAAAAAAAATCCAACTAGGTCGACAACGGCGTACACACCCCCTTCGCCGACACCGACATCGACAACTTCGACCGCGTCCAGACCATCAACGCCCGCGGTATGTTCCTCTGCTGCCgcgccgaagccgccgccATGCGCAAGCAGACCTCACGCACCTTCACTAGCCGCACCGGCACCCGGGACATTGGTCGCGGCGCCATCGTGAACGTCTGCTCAGCCAACTCCTTCGCCGGACTGCCCGGGAAGGCATCATATACCGTCTCCAAGCATGCCTGCATGGCGGTGACGAAGATGGTTGGTATGTttatcccctcccccaatacCTTATACACGATACTATCCTATTCAATCCAACTCCCGTTATAaacatatataaatattatctggtaCAGGACTGGACCACTCCGCCGAAGGCATCCGCTGCAACGCCGTATGTCCCATCTGGGTCCGCACCCCTCTCCTCGACGTCGAGTTGGAGCGGAACCCGCAGGTGCGCGCGGAAATCGAGGCCGTTATACCCATTAAGCGTGCGGCGGAGAGTGATGAGGTGGGAGATACGATTGTTTATTTGCTTAGTCCGTCGGCGAGTTATGTTAATGCTACgagtttgttgttggatgcGGCGGTTACGGCGACGTTGAGGTTTCATTGATTAGTATTCATATTTTATGTCTGGTTGGTAGTTAATAGAAGTGAGAGGGTTATGGTATACGATGTATTCGATACGGTGAATGAGTAATAGTCTGTGTGCAGTGGAATGGCTGGAATTGTTGGACGTGGTTTGTTGTAGTACGCTGAATGAATGGTCGAACCCCGAATACATAAATCAAGTAGAAGTCTACGTAGTCCAATACATAAGTGCGTGTTAATCCCTTTCAAAGGTTTACTACGGTGTTGAGTTTTTTGACGCGTACTGTAAGACGCGGGAGCGGgatgtcccgagacttttgaacaCCTATTGTAGGTCCGGGCCTTCCCGAGCACAATCTAAAGTAACCAACAACCGCGTGGCTCTCACGGTCGGGCAACCCGTCCCAAAATGTCGTACACAAGGTTTTTTACAATAAAATCTTAGTTAGGTAATTTCAGCTATAAGAAGTCTACAAGGCTTGTTTATAAAAGTACATATTTTAATGGTATCTATGGGTGTTTTCTTTCATGACTTTTCGAATTAGTTATCATGTAACGTAGCcgttaaataaattctatgtATTTTGATTGCAACCTATCATAGTATGTATACAAATGGTTTTGGAAACTTGGCAAGAAATACTCATTAACTTATTCAAGTAGTATTTAGGTAGTATTTAAGAGAATTCAAGGGTTTTTAACTGTAccatttagatataataaatataaaacgaGCAGCTTGTAAATGGCATTACGAAATAGGCCGCGCGACCTTTTATTACGTCGAAGTTAGTAGTCCTAAGGAACAACAACTGACCAGACCAACCGGAAGGCGGTAAAAATACGTGCCCGCCTGGGCGGAAGCtgaaaacacacacacacacacacacacacacacaacaatTCCTTAACGCCCGGCGGCTAAGCCGAATGTGCAACTGTCACTGATTTATCAACACAGGTTCTAATGTTGTAGCTCCTCCGAGTTCAATCACATATCCTTGAATGCTGAACAGGTGTCCTACAGATTATTTAAGGTCTTACAAAAAAAGATGGTATGGCTTAAAGCAGTCCCATGTCATTGACTTGCGAATGAGTTCAGTCTCCTATCCAAGTTTCAGGAGTGTTTTTTCATCGCCGTCAACTTGCACGCAAAGGACATCATTGTAGCCTCCCCGATCGGTTGGCCAGCCCTCGTCAACTCTAGGAGTAGAGACTAGACGAATTGCCACACGTTGCCTATGCGGCTCGAAAGCTATCCAATCTGGATATCTGCTCAATCATCTCAGGCTCCGAATTGTTATCCTCTAAGCCTGTGGCAATGTCGTTCACATTGGCCGCAGTCTTGGTTGATGTTGGGGCACTGGAATCAGATAGTCCTGCAGAAACCTCGCTTTTATTTAGATGATCATGCAGGTTAGGTGTGACAGGAAACGGCCCATTCCAGCTTTGAGAAATTTCGTTGCTTAGATTGGCAATGGGAGCCCCCAGGCCTGCGGGCGAGTCAGGACAGGCCATTGGAACTAACTCAGCCAACCATGCCTCCCAGAATTCAGGCGACGTATATGGTTGTAAGTCCATGCTCATACTGATTTCCAACTGAGGAGTCAACTGTGATAGCAGCGAAAGATCATCCTCTGGCGTAAGTTGGTCCAGATTCGAGTTCTCCATATTGtcagccattgccatcaatGTCCCGAAGCCCTGAGATTGAGAATTTTGAGACGCCAAGTTTAGATTGTCAATAAGCATGTTTCCATAGAAGTCTTCTGGGAAGATAGCCGCAAGGTCGGTAGGTGAAATAGCCATGTTCAGAAAATCTGTTTCCACGTGGCCCGTCTGAAGACCATCCACTCGATCTAGAGGGCTCTTTGCACGTGCGGTCGTGTGCTCTGCGCCACCTCTCTCCATTAATGGTGGATAAGCGGGCGACGGCATATCAACGCTTTTGTACGTAGGCGACGGAATCGAGCGAGATGACAGCAACTGGTCCTCATCGCCGGAGCGAAGTAGGTTTGAGACATAACGCATAATCTGGCGAAAGTTGGTCGAATCATGCCCTCCTTGTGCTGGATTCGGCCAAATCACATTAATTAACTCAAGCTAGAGAACATTTAGTCTGAATAGATTAAGATTATGAAGGAATATCTGTTACCACAGATTCGGCCACATTTTCCCGACTGCCCTGGTCGTTATGCAGTTCATCCAGAGCTCGGTTGAAAGCCCGCTGCGATTAAGTTAATAATGATGACAACATCCAGTGTAAATGTAGCTGACCGTTTTGTCCTCGATTTTTTGCTTCAGTTTAGCCTGCATTGTCTCCTGGTCTCCTAAAATCTGGCtagaaggaggaggtccCAGTACCAGGTATCTCCAAGCTCAATTGAGAGAAAATAGTCACTCCTGAACAGACGGAATGATCCGCGGTCAAGGAAAACGTATTGCCACACGGCCGTTGACTCGGAGATATGGTTCATCTCACAAGGCTTGAGGGACCCCTGTCAAAGCAAGCCCAATAGTGCGAACCTGTTCATCGGTTCTTTCCCCTAACGAACATGGATTCAATGGTTTGGACTCAAAGATGCTCCCTCTCACGATAGCTAAAGGTAGACGGGGTACATTTGGTTATCATAGGAATCATCTGCAGTGCTTATTGACAATCCAGTGGTTCTATCTGGTCTGACCCTGTAGAGACAAAGAGAAACGAGACGGTCGCCAACGCGATCTGGCCTTATTCGGTGCAGCCGTCAGTCTATTTCTTGTCAGCCTTCCAACCAAAATGACCCCATATTATTTCGACACGATGTGTCTGGCTGTTACAACCCATCAGACTAACCGGATCTTAGTGGGCTGACTGTCTTTGCATCTCTATACACTCATCACACCGCTTGATTGCAGCCACAATCGGATGACTGGGCGCCATCAAAGCTATATTCTGGAACGTCACAAGCGCAAGCTGTGTCCGACTCAATGCAACTACAGGGTTAATTTAGACTTCTCAGTGAAGTGTCTGAAAACAGGGACAAAAATCCGGGTCCGGTTCGCCCTTTCTTGCTAGTAAAGATGAGTCGATCGCTCTTACAGGCGGAGGTTAAAATCCAGCCGTAAACAAACACTTATGTACAAAGCAGCCTTCCAAAACAAGGAAGATGTTTTGACCGAGTGATGTGGGTCTCTCCAATCAGAGACCGTAAGCATTCTGGGTAGCCTTCAAGCCAGGAGATCTAGGCTCACCGACCTCCATCAGAAGACCCGCAGTAATATAGAAGGCGGGACAGGGGtccgaggaaaagaagcgatGTGCTTTGCAGTTAGTGCAGTTGCAGTTACACTGTATACTTATTCTCTTGTAGGCAACATGCAGCATCTGAGTTCTCACGATAATCATGTTGACTGAAGATAACACTTCATGCTCCATGAGTGCATTGAAACGTTGCCACCCTGCGAACTAAGCCACCGTTAGATAAAACAAACGCGCTTCAAGTAGCTAAGGTAGGTCCAGGATTTGCATTAGCCTTTCTATACTTAGATCGCATGCTTTGCATTTAGTGCGTGGTAGTAGTTAATCTCAGTAGAAGCACCCAATAAAAGCGGCCACTTGCCGGCTGATGGGTGGCGGTGAAGACCGTAACGTAAACCACGATCACATGGCTCTCATGGTCAAGCGGCCCATCTGATAATGCCATATAAATGATATTCTTTTGGAATAGAATATCTCAACCACTAGAAGAGTTCAAGACTTCATTAGGGATTTATAGATAACAAACATAATACGACTGATCTTGACATTCATTGCAGAATTTCATAGCTGCTTATAATAGCTCGTAATGTATAATACATGTGTCTTACAtgtatttctatatattcgAAATGATTATTTAGAAGATGTTTAGAATTTTTCTACATAAATTTTGTGCCTGAACTATAAGGCAAACATTGAGGCAGCCCAGCAAGACCTGGGCAACTCCGCAATATGGGGACCGGGAGCCCGGTGGCTCGGAAACGGGACAAATCATCCGACAAGACTACCGATCTAGCTCTCGTGGTGAGTTCTATTATAGTGTAAGTAGGGTTGTGCTGTGTTCGGCTGACGCAGTATTCCCCGCTTGCGCTTGCTGATGCTCACTGGCGCTCGCTGGTCAACTTGTTACTGTACACACGAAATGCCCAGTCATTCGGACGGCTTCTCGCCGCGCTTCAAAACTTGGATCCCCCGATCCGGCTTTGACCTTGGCGCAGCATGATTCGACTTTATGCTGAGGATTTGACCAGGCCGGACGTGATCATGCGTCTTTTGAAATGTGATGATCGCCTGCTGAGGCCCCTGATCGCGATCGGTGGGAGACCCAGTGGGGAGCTGGGTAACCTGCGGACCAGGGGTAGGGCAAATGAGGCGGGTGCGAAAAACAAGTAAAGAagtgaaagaggaaaaggcaaagggaGAAAATaaaggggtggggggagatGAGGTCAACAGGCACAGAATGGTGAAATTACGCTGAAAAGATAGCGGAAGTGGTGAAAGAATCCACCTAGTAACTCACCGAGTAGACATGGTCGAGTAAGTTGCATAgggtgtttttttttttttttttttttttttttttttttttgccgtTTTGGGAACGCGCGTGTGCCACGGGGATCTGCTGGGGCGTTTACCCGTTCAGAGCTAGGCGAGCACGTCTTTTCACCGCCCTCTGGTCGGCTTCTCTAGTCATTTGTTGTTGCCTTGGGCCATCAACATTTGCTGGGGCTCGGGAAGGTCCGGGACTAGTCTTTttgaggaagctgtccaggggTTCAACTTGATGCCCATGCCCAGTCTGAGGGATTCGAACACGCACCGAACAGATATTACGCCCTCGAGTTTCGGTCCCTTGGCTTACCACGTAGAATAACGAGATCAACACATGGTTCTACTGGCTTCAGAATGCTATTACCCTGAATTACCGGGGAAGTGAGCTTTGTTAGGCTAATTGATGGTTATATGTATCATGAGTCGTGATAGGGGAATGGtggaattatatatacataatatTCAAACAACATCATGACCACTGAGTATAACAGGCTTCTATGACCGTCCTGAGAGACATGTAAAAATCATAACATGCAACTTTGGATAATCAAGCCACTTCATGAGGTGAGTCACTGATATAGTAGAGGAGATAGATTGGCTGTAGCATGAAGActtgggggaaaagaggaggagtgTCGCGTACGAAGAAAGCTCAATGCCGATTTTCGCTGCTCTCCATGTTCAAATCACGATTGTACCGGCCACACGCAATGACTTGATGGGTCTCAAACTACCTCAGCCAACATATCACCTTGCGCTACAGGCCAGTGTGAAGGGGAAGGCTGAGAAGCGATCTGCAGGAACCTTGCCGCAGACGGATAAAGACTGTTTGAATTGCCCAATGGCCTATAGGAAGGGAACAAGAAGCGGGCAGTACAATTTGCCCCACCATGCGGGACCATCATCGCGGAGAGTTCTTTTGCAGCCGCGCGTCTTGGTCTCAGCTTGTGCCTACTGCCTCGTGCGACCACAGATATGGTATAATAACTGCCACTGCAAATCGATCTTGGAAGGTGCAACCAACGACCGAGACGGAActctatattctttctcATACCCTGCAACAAAGAAGGTTGTCAATTCATCGGACTGCTTCGACCGCCGCTTGGGGCATGCTCTTACCGGAGTGATCCCGCGGACCCTTACGAACCCAATGCGTCTCAAACCCGCGACGGTGCGCACATTTAGCTGGGGACTGGATGGTCAATTTCGGACCCTGAGTCGACCGTGCGGTCTGACCGTGGTTCTGCGGACGTGTGACGCGTGTAGGGGCCGGTGGCCTCATCACCTGCATCGCTAGAGGGCTTGGATCGTCTGAACGATGCTCGGAAGGAGTGGGGGTGCTGATCGAGATGGGACTGGGCCAAGTCCTGTGCTGGCCACGGCCCAGTCTCCTGGGGATTTGACGTCCGAGCCGCGATGGCGTCTTGCACATCGGGCGGCGGTGTCGTCTTATGtctttctccagaagccGGTATTTGGTCCGCAGAGACTCTTTCGTTCTGGGTTTGCGCTCGATTGAATATTTCCGAGC harbors:
- a CDS encoding uncharacterized protein (SECRETED:SignalP(1-22)) translates to MPSVWQAIHVLYLDLAICVGLCKRSSPTYFTFCDFTLAPHVQETLPGLDSRRGTGLSIMGSAPSPSNVAGEGSEIFNRAQTQNERVSADQIPASGERHKTTPPPDVQDAIAARTSNPQETGPWPAQDLAQSHLDQHPHSFRASFRRSKPSSDAGDEATGPYTRHTSAEPRSDRTVDSGSEIDHPVPS
- a CDS encoding SDR family NAD(P)-dependent oxidoreductase (COG:Q;~EggNog:ENOG410PPEB;~InterPro:IPR036291,IPR002347;~PFAM:PF08659,PF00106,PF13561;~go_process: GO:0055114 - oxidation-reduction process [Evidence IEA]), whose translation is MVIRGTQLDGVALVVGSGRGIGQQTAFSLAEAGARVIVFADMNTETATASAEESKQYATNPEYQSTHFTVNVTDQDGVQAMVDFVVEKFGRLDYAVNAAGVDNGVHTPFADTDIDNFDRVQTINARGMFLCCRAEAAAMRKQTSRTFTSRTGTRDIGRGAIVNVCSANSFAGLPGKASYTVSKHACMAVTKMVGLDHSAEGIRCNAVCPIWVRTPLLDVELERNPQVRAEIEAVIPIKRAAESDEVGDTIVYLLSPSASYVNATSLLLDAAVTATLRFH